The Apium graveolens cultivar Ventura chromosome 6, ASM990537v1, whole genome shotgun sequence genome contains a region encoding:
- the LOC141665960 gene encoding uncharacterized protein LOC141665960, which yields MVDAQQPLFEGSDCTKLDSVLKLHNWKARFGVCDSAFSDLLSTVGSFLPQYNALPVNAYEAKKTLSNLGLKYKKFHTCPNECVLYRGVNETASECPKCKLPRWKVVRMVEKAELLTWHFNQRIHDGQMRHPADSPSWQNINYRWPAFGSEPINLRLALSDDGINPHNNGLTNRYSCWPVVLVTYNLPTWLCMKRKFMMLTILVSGPHEPGNNLDVFLQPLVDDLKKLWEEGEPNVYDAFTKTFFTLRATLLWAINDFPAYGNLFGCVNKGYLGCPVCGDDTIANYLPCSRKIYYQGHRRYLPRHHPYRNKKAAFNGQQEFGQPRQPLFGQEVLVQQENIKFSYGKEVKKSKKVDCAWKKKSVFFEFEYWKFHHVRHCLDIMHIEKNVCDSLIGTLLNLKYKSKDSEASRLDMIEMGVRTDLAPEVGEKRTYLPPSSFTLTKVKNRKVLKSLSSMKLPYGHSSNIRNCVSIVDLKIFGMKSHDYHVLLQQLLPVAIRYVLPKNVRVSIIRLCFFFNTLCNKIVDVSKLDKLQADVVLTLCELEKIFPPSFFDIMIHLIVHLVRELRLCGPVFYRWMYPFEHFNKVLKSYVRSRYFPEGCVAEAYLKEESIEFCAEFSRNSFTTAGLPKDQGKLSGPLSAPIVKFVEEKE from the exons ATGGTAGATGCTCAACAACCTTTATTTGAGGGAAGCGACTGCACAAAATTAGATTCGGTGTTAAAATTACATAACTGGAAAGCGAGATTCGGTGTGTGTGATAGTGCATTTAGCGATCTTCTCTCTACAGTTGGCTCATTCCTACCTCAGTATAATGCATTACCTGTTAACGCATATGAAGCAAAGAAGACTCTTTCGAATTTAGGCCTCAAGTATAAAAAATTTCACACGTGTCCCAATGAATGTGTTCTATACAGGGGTGTAAATGAGACTGCTTCGGAGTGTCCAAAGTGCAAGCTACCTCGCTGGAAGGTAGTAAGGATGGTAGAGAAAG CTGAGTTGTTGACATGGCATTTcaaccaaagaattcatgatgGCCAGATGCGCCACCCTGCCGACTCTCCTTCTTGGCAGAATATCAATTACAGGTGGCCTGCCTTCGGAAGTGAGCCAATAAATCTTCGACTAGCTTTGTCGGATGATGGTATTAACCCACATAACAATGGGCTGACTAATCGGTATTCTTGTTGGCCGGTAGTATTAGTAACATATAATCTTCCTACGTGGTTATGTATGAAGAGGAAATTTATGATGTTAACTATATTGGTCTCTGGTCCACATGAACCAGGTAACAACCTTGATGTGTTCTTACAACCGTTAGTTGATGATTTGAAAAAGCTTTGGGAAGAAGGTGAACCGAATGTATATGATGCCTTCACAAAAACGTTTTTTACTTTAAGGGCGACTTTGTTATGGGCGATTAACGATTTTCCGGCATATGGTAATTTGTTTGGCTGTGTCAACAAGGGTTATTTGGGTTGTCCAGTGTGTGGTGATGATACGATTGCTAACTATTTACCTTGTAGTAGGAAAATATATTACCAAGGTCATCGTCGGTATTTGCCTAGGCATCATCCATATAGGAACAAGAAGGCAGCCTTTAATGGTCAACAAGAGTTTGGACAACCAAGGCAACCCCTTTTCGGACAAGAGGTGTTGGTACAACAAGAAAACATTAAATTTTCTTATGGAAAGGAAGTAAAGAAGTCGAAGAAGGTGGACTGTGCTTGGAAGAAGAAGTCGGTATTTTTTGAGTTCGAATACTGGAAATTCCATCACGTTCGTCATTGCCTCGATATTATGCATATTGAGAAAAATGTGTGCGATAGTCTAATTGGGACGTTACTGAATTTAAAATACAAGTCCAAAGATAGTGAGGCATCTCGTCTAGATATGATAGAAATGGGGGTTAGAACTGATTTAGCTCCAGAAGTAGGAGAAAAAAGAACTTATCTGCCTCCTTCCAGTTTTACTCTAACAAAAGTTAAAAACAGAAAAGTGCTGAAATCACTCTCATCAATGAAGTTGCCATATGGGCATTCGTCAAACATCAGAAATTGTGTATCCATTGTGGATTTAAAGATATTTGGGATGAAGTCTCACGACTACCATGTACTCCTTCAACAATTACTCCCGGTCGCAATTCGTTATGTACTTCCGAAGAATGTTAGAGTTAGCATAATAAGACTCTGCTTCTTTTTCAACACTTTGTGCAACAAGATTGTTGATGTATCAAAACTTGATAAATTGCAAGCCGATGTGGTATTAACCCTATGTGAGCTCGAAAAAATATTTCCGCCTTCTTTTTTTGATATAATGATACATCTAATAGTGCACCTGGTCAGGGAATTGCGTTTATGTGGACCAGTTTTCTATAGATGGATGTATCCATTTGAGCATTTTAATAAAGTTTTGAAAAGTTACGTGCGAAGCCGTTATTTTCCAGAAGGTTGTGTAGCCGAAGCATACTTGAAAGAAGAATCTATAGAATTTTGTGCAGAGTTTTCTAGAAATAGTTTCACAACTGCCGGTCTTCCGAAGGACCAAGGTAaactttctggtccattatcggCTCCAATAGTTAAATTTGTTGAAGAGAAAGAATGA